The following DNA comes from Priestia koreensis.
TCAGATGGAAGTTCGGGATGTACGCCACCACGAGACGTACCGAAGCGCTATGAATATGAAATGGATCTCTCCGTTTCACGAATTGACGCGCGGACAGTCGATGAAGGTAGCGACACGGTGACAGATGTATACGTCAAACGTGCGAACTTCTCATCGAGTCGTGATCAAGCAAAAGATGAATTTGCAACCTACATTCACGAGTTAGAGTCATTGAAAGCGACATGTGAGTCCAAGAAGGCCGCTTATGAAGCCCAAAAGAAACAAGGCGAAGCGGAAAAAGCTCAAGCCGAAAGTCAAAAGAGTGCTTCCGAAAGCCAACTCGCAAGCTTACAAAGTGGATATAGCTCTTGTCTGGCAATCCCCGCAGACAAAGATGGAAAATATCCTGATTGCTCAAGTTATAGTACAAGCATTGCGAATGCTCAAAGCGCCATAGCTACCGCTACGGAGAATATCGCCAAAGCCGAGCAAAAGATTAAAGAAAATGAAGCGAAAATTAAAGACGCCGAAGGGTTTATCGCTCTGTATGACGAGCGAATTAATTTAGCGAATGTGGAAGTCGAGTACATCAAGGCGAATGAAACGCAGTATTACACCGTTCAACCCACGGTTAAATTGCGATATGGACAGAACATCGTGGGTACCATTGCTGTTTCCTTAAAAGAAGGAGAAGGGCCGAAGCGCTACTCGTTCCCGAAATGGACATTAACAGGTGATGGAACGATTATGGCTCAGATCAATGAGACAGGTCCATACGATGAGTTCTACTATGATCCACTTGAAACTCGAAACGAGATATCACTCGGCTATAACCACCGAGTAGGGAATTTGCTTTACTCCGATACTCGATCAAACAACTGGAAGTCTATACCGATCTACGTGGCGTCCTATGCAACGGCGATCTGCCCAGCACCTACGCAGTACTTCAATACGTCAAGCGTAGAGGGCATTGTTCGAACAGTCAATGATGAAGGAACTAAGCGTGTCTTGAAGGAACGTGTCACCACAAGTTTTAGCTTGTTGCCACGTAAAGAAATGCGCGCAGGATATGGATTCGAGTACCGCATGAAGAGTGTCTATCAAAACTTCGATACCGAGCCTAATCCAGCGGATGCCACAGGCATGAAGCGAATGGAAGCGTACTTCCCAACGTTGGTGAACTACTTACCTTATCAAAAGGAAAGTGAAGGCTACAAAGTCCTGATGCAAACATCGGATGCAGCCGTTCCACGAATGGAGACAAGGGAATGGAAGTTACCGCCTGTTGCGGTGGAAGAGTTCTCTGGAAATACGTTTGCGATGAACAATAACGATTACTTGCATCATCCTGAGCGAGATCCGAACGAAAAAGTCATTACCAAAGACGAAAAGGGCAATAGCTTAAATCGTTGGTATGTGGATTTCAAACAACCGGATGGCGATTATGTGTTCAAGGTAAAAGGATTAGATGCAGGCGTGAATCATTTGAATACCTGTCATGTCGGAAACGTAGTAGTGAAGGGATCTCCGATGGGTGATCCAAACGACAATGATGATTTCGTTTATCGCAGTGTTGACCCAAATAAGCCGTTCCCAGCGGGAACAGGGTGGAACTGGACGAATCAAACGACTGTGTTCTCCACTTTAACAAACTGGTGGAACAATTGGCCGTATCCGAATCCAGATACGATTCCTGCAGGCTTCCATGAATATAGTCAGACGTTAACACCTGAAATAATGGAGAAAATACGACAATATAATAAAGCGCATCGCACCATCATACGGGATCATGTGTACCAAGATGAGTACACGCTCGATGGGAGCTTTGAACATTACATGGGTTGGTAGTTTTTAAGGTTTTTGGGTTACTAGAGAGGCATTTCTAGTGACCCTTTTATTCAGTAGAAAGGGGAGTGGGCTAGTTGTCTATACCAAAAATGGGCATTTTGGCGATGGGGTTGTTTGCGATTTTACTCTTCGTCGTCTCACTTGGACAAACAAGCACGGCTGACCAAGACGTGGATATTTCATTAAAACAAGCAACTAAATCCGCAATGAATGAAGGTATTAATAAAGGAACATTACGCGTGACGGAAGAGGTGACGATTAACCCGACTGTCACAAAAAATGCGCTGTATAAAGTGTATGCGGATCAAGACAACTTTAAAGATGGGCAAAAGAAAGTCATCATTCATTCGATTCAATCAAGACCCGCAATGATTTCGACCGAAGCGTACAACAAATTCGATGTTCCGATTTACAAATACGCAACGGATTGGGACAAGAAGAAACGAGATTCTTCTTCCATGGTAAGAGAGCAAGAAACGAGCCTTTTTGAAGCGAAAGATCTAGTCAAAACGATTAAATAATTGGAGGAACTACACATGAAAAAATCAAAGAAAATTGCCTTTTCCGCAGGAATTGCCTTAGCTATCGGCGTGATTAACTACACAGGGATTCATTACTACATTAATAGTAAGGTCGATCCCGTAACGGTTGCGTACGCAAAAGACGATATTCCACCGAATACGAAGATCACGAAAGAAATGGTCATTGAGCGCAGTGTTCCATCGTCCTCTTTACCGCCAGAAGCCATGGTAGCGCCATCTAGTGTTATTGGCAAATACACGGCTAATAACTTCGGGATCTCCAAACACAGTCTGTTCTACAAAGGAAAGGTGATGGCAGCCGAAAAGATGCCGAATTCATCCGTCCTGAAGCTCAAAAGTGGGGAGCTTGCGTTCCCGTTACTGGTTGATCTTGAAACCTCATTAGGAAATAGTATCCTACCTGATACAAAAGTGGACTTGTTCTTCCGTGGGAAGGTTGAGACGGTTCAAAAAGTCAATGGTTCAACCATTACGGTTGAAAAGCCAATCTATGGCCGTATTGCGAAGGGTGTTCGCGTGACAAGTGTAAAAGATACAGACGCAACGAACGTGTTTAGCGATACAAAGAAAAAGCAAAATGGTGGGTTTGCAAGTCCGACAACGGGTGAGGGGAAAACAGCCCTAGCGAAGATTTATACGTTTGCCGTTGATGAGCAAATCAATGAAGTGTTAAATAAAGCCACGCTGTTAGGAGAGATTCGCCCAGTGGCAACAGGTAGTGATGAAATCGACACAACGATGTCAGACGATGACATTGTCAGCTGGATCGAAGGGCAATCCTTTCAATCCGCTTCACCTAACGATTTAGTAACGAAAAAGGACGGGGATCAAGAATGAAACTAGTCGGATTTTATGCAGATTCATCTAACGTGGGGAAACGTACCGTTTCCCAAGCGCTAGCAAAAGTAGCAGCCGAACATAAATATAAAACACTTTACGTTGAATTGGATTACTTACGTCCCTCTTTTTACACGACGACAGGCATTACACACACGTACAAGAATGCGTTCATGTACTTAGACAAAGTCATAAATAAGGGGCAGTTTGAAGTCGAGCCGAACATTTTAACGCGTGATGAAATTGACATTAGCAATAAAATCTTATCGGACCAAATTCGTCGCTTACCAGGAAGCTTGGATTACCTTGTTTTTCACAACGAATACATCGTGGAGAACTTCCCAAGTATTGAGGATCGCAAAGACCCTGCCATCTATGCCAAGGAGCTGTGTGAGAAGTTTGCCCAGCATCTACGTTTCTTATCATACGATTTAGTGGTCATTAGCTTACCTACACCAATTGACAACATGTTTACGCTCCCAATGATGTTACAGCTTGATCATGTGGTTCATCTTGTGACACCAAATTTAACAAGAATAAGAGAGTTCCAAAATTCTGAACAGATTTTAGCGAATCTCACCAACCAAGATCATATTCGCGTGTTGAATATGTTGCCACAGGGCATGGAAGAAGAAATCTTCTCGGATCAGCTTCCAAATCTTGATTTAGCGATTTCATACGATGAAAAACTATTGCCGGAGCAGCTTGAATTAAAAATCGGCAGTGAGAAGATCGACCGTGAGGTCATTAAACTCTTGAATCGCATGGACGTTCATATTGCGGACGCGAAAAAATCCAAACGAATCTTCTCATTAAGATAAGGAGGGCGAATGTATGACTCATAACGTCATTGATATCACAAAACTAGTACCGATTCCCAAGACACCAGCTCCTCCGACCAATCAAATTGAGCTAGATCGTCTCATTTATACACTCAAGTTTGGGGATCATCATCCTTTGCGGGATGAAGCACAACTGAACCAAACGTTGCTTCAAGAAGTACAAGATTTTCTGATTGAAGAACACGCCACGCTCGTTCGAGAGTCCTTCGGAAATCGCGTGAAGAAAAAGGTACTTCAAAAGATCATTACACAGTATCTCTCACAAAATGCTAAGAACAATATGAACGGATATGATTTAGGACAGCTTTCGAAACAAATGGTGAATGAAATCTCAGGGCTTGGCGTGTTTGACGTCATTCTGGAGAGTGGGGATGTAACCGACGTTGCCTTTAACGGAACGGAAATATGGATAAAAGATAACCAAAAAGGCAAATACAAAAGCGACTATTCCATTACAAGTGACGAAGTGGAGAAGATCGCGACGAAGATTGCGAGGGCAACAGGGCGCACCTGGAACTACACTAAGCCAGAACTCGACGCAGAGCTTGGCGCGCTTCGTATTAATGCGATGGATAAAGACATCGCCACGTACGGCGTGACGTTGGCCATTCGTAAAGCATCGGAAGACCTTCGCGTAACGGAACAAAACTTTGTCAAAAGTGAGTTAGGAAGTGAACTCATTCGAGACTTTTTGAAAGCCTGCATTGCAGCCAACTGTAACATCTTAATCACAGGGGAAACAGGGACAGGGAAAACAGAGCTATTGAAATATTTACTTGGCTTTACAAATGATAAAGACCGCATCAACTTGCTTGAAGATACACGCGAAATGAATTTAAAGAAGCATTATCCGAATAAGGATATCATGGCGTGGCGTACACGAAGTACGGAAGACATGACAAAGTCCATTGGCTATGAGCGCTTATTACGTTCTTCTCTACGTAGTGACCCTGAATGGATCGTGGTGTCTGAAACAAGGGGTGGAGAAGCGCTTGATATGATCAAAGCCGGTATGACGGGGCATCGAATTGGGACTTCTCTTCACTCCAAGTCAGCCAAATTAGCGCCTAATCGTCTAATTACGATGGCACAAGAAAAGCAACAGATGGATAACGAAACGTTAGGCACAATGATTACCGATGTGTTTGATCTAGGTATTCACATCGAAAGAGACCAAGAAGACGGAACACGTCGCATTGTAGAACTCGTAGAATTTAAAGGATTTTTACAAGGCAAAACGTTGTCGAATACCATCTTTGAGTACGCAATCACAGGGACAGAAAAAGTGAATGTGGATGGTCAAATGAAGTTTCGTTCGATTAAAGCACATACCTTTGTAGATCGAATCAGTGAGGACTTAGGTAAGAAACTATTAGAATCCAATGAGCTAACTGAAACATTAATACCATTGCTTCCTGAAAAGTGGGCAAAAGAAGTAAACATTTTGTAGAAAAGAGGGAAGCAAACATGTTATGGATGGTGCTGTTAAACATAGCGGGGGTACTGGCGATATTATTTATCGCCACCTACCGCAAGAAATATAGACATTTACGGGTGAATGCCCGCCAAATCGTAATTCGAAGCAAGTTTTTAAATAGCCCTTATGGGAAGTGGATGAACCCCCTTCAAGTCATTGAGGGAGGGAAGAAAGCCCGCTGGAACATCGACTTCCGTAAATACTGGTTTTTAGTGATTATCGGATCGGCCGTAGCAATTGTACTGTTATACATCTTCTTCCGAGCGGTCATGATTGTTCCGTTAGGCTTACTGGGAGGGTTTGCGCTGCCGAACGTTCTCTTGTATTACCGCAAGCGAAAATATGATGATATGCTCTATACGCAATTGAGCGCCTATGTAAATACATTAGCCAACTTAGTCTCTACATACGATAACAACGTGTTCCGTGCGTTAAGTGAAGTGGCAGGCTTTATGGATGATCCTGTTAAGCAGGACATTATTCAAATGGTTCGTAAAATCGAACACAACATACCGATGAAAAAAGCCTTTGATGATTTTTATCAAACGTATCCAATCGAACAAGTCAAAATGCTTCATGATATGTTGCTTCTCATTGAGGATTACGGAGGAGAAAACAGCGACGTGCTCTTTAGCATCGCAGAAAACTTCGACCGTGCCTTGATTAATCGCAAAAAGGTGCGGGATGCGAAAGCACCAAACCGTAAAGCGTTCTACTCCTTAATGACGTACTTAATCGGAATGCCTTTTGCCCTTATGATCTTTAGCTATGACTACTACCTCACCTTTGTTCAATCGATGGTAGGTAAAGGAATCTTTATTGTTGTCATCATCGTGGGTGCGTTCTCAGCCATTAAGATCGAGCGCATTTATGATAACGATAAGATCCTACAGCAAGGAGGCAATTAAATGAATACGATACTGTTTATCTTTTCATTAGTCGTAGCGGCACTTGCGCTCGTCTTTATGTTCATCGTGCTCGATATTAGCAATCAGAACTTCCTCACGAGGGAATTGAACGGGAAAAAGCGTAAATCAAGTGGCGTTAAATACATTCGATTGCCACAAAAGCGACAGACAGAGTTACAAGCCGATTTAAAAGAAGTCAATCAAGAGATTTCACCAGAAGAGTTTGTGTATAAAAAGGTCCTGAAATCACTTATTGTGTTTATTATCATGGCCGTGGTTACAGTGGTATTTGTCAAAGACCCGTTGATGTGGGTACTGGTGTTAGTCGTAACTGGTTATACGTACATTCAACCTAATCGTGCGTTGAAGCGTGTAAAGCGCCTAAAAGCCGCTCAAAAGAAGCTTGAGTTTCCACGCTATATTAAGAGCTTAACGACACTGATGCGCAGCCAAACGGCTTTTGAAGCGTTGAAGAAATCCGTTGAGTACGCACCGGCGAATATTCGTCCGTTAGTGGTCATGTTAATTAATGAGATGACTTTATATCCTAAGAACATTGAGCCGTTTATGAACTTCTCCGATCGTCTCGGCATCGCAGAATCAAAACAATATATGTTGTTACTGTATCAAGCGATGGAATTAAGCGAAGAGAACAGCCGTGAGTACATCGAAAAGCTGTCTCGCATGAACGAACAAATGGAAGCCGAAGCTGTTAATCTACTCGTGGATTCTGAGCCGTCTAGCATGTCCAAATACGTGTTTGCGATGTTAACGGCTATGATTCTATTACCAATGAGTATCGCGCTTCTCACGATGTTTAATATGTTCTCAGATATGTAGTCACAGAAGGGAGGAAGAAAGATGTCTGAAGGTGTAAATGTAGCGATTTTTGCCATCTTTTTATGGGCACTCGCCATGTTTAGCCCCGAGTTCGCCGCTCATGCGACACGCGCTGTCCAAGCCAATGAGCTGAAAGAATATGCGATCCAGCAAACGGCCAAGTACGGAGGGTATACAAGCGAAGTGCAAGCAAAGATCGAAAAACGTATGAAAGAGTTTAATATGTCGCCTACTGATTGGGAAGTGATTCATCCAACGAATGCCGTAAACATGGACCAAACGTTTGAAATTGAAGTGCGAGGCAAGTATGAATACCGTGTCTTTAATTTGTTAGGAACGGGTGTGGGGCATAAAGATGTGCCTGTGAAAGCAGTAGGGTCTGGATTAGGACAAGTTCTGTATAGGTAAGAATTCTGTTATCAATTTTACAGTGTATGAATTCTACCGATAATCAATTTAGGTTCTAAACAAGTTGGGAATTGGTTTTTATGACGGATTTTTATTAAATAAATGTATTTTATAAATTCTTTTACCACTTTTAAATAGCTAGTTAGGTCATAGCGTGTCATTAGTGACACGCTATGTACCTACTAGCTATTTATAATTGTTTGTTCTCTTTATTTAAACCATCTTCTTCTAGTTCTTCGATGCAAATGTCTATAATTTCAAGTATTAAACCCATTCTTTTCTTATTGTCGCTAAGTTTATCACTAATTACACCAATAGTGATAAATATGACAAATACAAAAAGAAAACTACTATATACATCCGCACCACTAAATTTGGCTAGTAAATCTTTTATAAAGTATATTGCGACCGATGAGAGAAGGGCCAAGGCGGCTTTAAAGTACAATTCTTCCGCATTTTCTTTAATCACTTGATTGTAAAACGCTCTGTACAATTTTAACTGCTCTATATTTTTACTCGTTGTATCCATTATTCTAGATTTTATTAATGTTAAATTATCAATTGTTTTGTACTTTTGATCAATTTGGGTAAAGAAATAAGTTAACTTTTCATCATAATCTATTAGTTCATCCATCCATTCAAATAGAGATACGTTCTTTTTGTACTTTCTTTTTTTTGTATTGACAGAGAATAGAATTGATAATATGGCTATGTACATATATACAACAATTAATGTTCCAGCTACACTTAATACCCACTTAGGAAGCTTTAGTTCTATTATTGTGAGAAAAATTAAAAGTGGAATGAGTAGTATG
Coding sequences within:
- a CDS encoding Ig-like domain-containing protein; its protein translation is MKKTIMERKKVRKRVSKAFFLMIVISFIATILVPDPSQALQRVVDFDHPKASELYSDDNFGISRTDHLYTGTAFAVVRGEKTGTLDDPIVFRQKGNSNIGYTFYKPSQVKTVASAINGNPDYVYNMVKKTTLFKTIPPSTNEIWNWTRDIGREAGATVDLEAAPGKDESGQPKLRVVFYATKYPTGAITAPKTVKVGERFFIEFDGQEYDPYDEKIKWGITTDGPTATITSGEGNANGFTNKSVSYAYSTPGLKTVTYKLTDRINRTTEYKINIMVVDAGKPLLEITPPVATIYEGETQPYRAYYTDEDGKRTEVTKAPTVNWTTGTPSVGTIGNKTGVATGVKQGQTSVVVQYNGLKATAKLNVLAPDEPPPTEEPPPEEPPPVSDGSSGCTPPRDVPKRYEYEMDLSVSRIDARTVDEGSDTVTDVYVKRANFSSSRDQAKDEFATYIHELESLKATCESKKAAYEAQKKQGEAEKAQAESQKSASESQLASLQSGYSSCLAIPADKDGKYPDCSSYSTSIANAQSAIATATENIAKAEQKIKENEAKIKDAEGFIALYDERINLANVEVEYIKANETQYYTVQPTVKLRYGQNIVGTIAVSLKEGEGPKRYSFPKWTLTGDGTIMAQINETGPYDEFYYDPLETRNEISLGYNHRVGNLLYSDTRSNNWKSIPIYVASYATAICPAPTQYFNTSSVEGIVRTVNDEGTKRVLKERVTTSFSLLPRKEMRAGYGFEYRMKSVYQNFDTEPNPADATGMKRMEAYFPTLVNYLPYQKESEGYKVLMQTSDAAVPRMETREWKLPPVAVEEFSGNTFAMNNNDYLHHPERDPNEKVITKDEKGNSLNRWYVDFKQPDGDYVFKVKGLDAGVNHLNTCHVGNVVVKGSPMGDPNDNDDFVYRSVDPNKPFPAGTGWNWTNQTTVFSTLTNWWNNWPYPNPDTIPAGFHEYSQTLTPEIMEKIRQYNKAHRTIIRDHVYQDEYTLDGSFEHYMGW
- a CDS encoding DUF5411 family protein; amino-acid sequence: MSIPKMGILAMGLFAILLFVVSLGQTSTADQDVDISLKQATKSAMNEGINKGTLRVTEEVTINPTVTKNALYKVYADQDNFKDGQKKVIIHSIQSRPAMISTEAYNKFDVPIYKYATDWDKKKRDSSSMVREQETSLFEAKDLVKTIK
- a CDS encoding SAF domain-containing protein; amino-acid sequence: MKKSKKIAFSAGIALAIGVINYTGIHYYINSKVDPVTVAYAKDDIPPNTKITKEMVIERSVPSSSLPPEAMVAPSSVIGKYTANNFGISKHSLFYKGKVMAAEKMPNSSVLKLKSGELAFPLLVDLETSLGNSILPDTKVDLFFRGKVETVQKVNGSTITVEKPIYGRIAKGVRVTSVKDTDATNVFSDTKKKQNGGFASPTTGEGKTALAKIYTFAVDEQINEVLNKATLLGEIRPVATGSDEIDTTMSDDDIVSWIEGQSFQSASPNDLVTKKDGDQE
- a CDS encoding CpaF/VirB11 family protein, with translation MTHNVIDITKLVPIPKTPAPPTNQIELDRLIYTLKFGDHHPLRDEAQLNQTLLQEVQDFLIEEHATLVRESFGNRVKKKVLQKIITQYLSQNAKNNMNGYDLGQLSKQMVNEISGLGVFDVILESGDVTDVAFNGTEIWIKDNQKGKYKSDYSITSDEVEKIATKIARATGRTWNYTKPELDAELGALRINAMDKDIATYGVTLAIRKASEDLRVTEQNFVKSELGSELIRDFLKACIAANCNILITGETGTGKTELLKYLLGFTNDKDRINLLEDTREMNLKKHYPNKDIMAWRTRSTEDMTKSIGYERLLRSSLRSDPEWIVVSETRGGEALDMIKAGMTGHRIGTSLHSKSAKLAPNRLITMAQEKQQMDNETLGTMITDVFDLGIHIERDQEDGTRRIVELVEFKGFLQGKTLSNTIFEYAITGTEKVNVDGQMKFRSIKAHTFVDRISEDLGKKLLESNELTETLIPLLPEKWAKEVNIL
- a CDS encoding type II secretion system F family protein; translated protein: MLWMVLLNIAGVLAILFIATYRKKYRHLRVNARQIVIRSKFLNSPYGKWMNPLQVIEGGKKARWNIDFRKYWFLVIIGSAVAIVLLYIFFRAVMIVPLGLLGGFALPNVLLYYRKRKYDDMLYTQLSAYVNTLANLVSTYDNNVFRALSEVAGFMDDPVKQDIIQMVRKIEHNIPMKKAFDDFYQTYPIEQVKMLHDMLLLIEDYGGENSDVLFSIAENFDRALINRKKVRDAKAPNRKAFYSLMTYLIGMPFALMIFSYDYYLTFVQSMVGKGIFIVVIIVGAFSAIKIERIYDNDKILQQGGN